The region TCAAAAATAGTATAAAAACTTGATTTAAGCACGTTTGGATGGAGTTATTACGGGTTAACAGTGTAATTATTCTATATTTGTAAATAAGCTCTTTCGTGTGGCACTTAAGAATATAAATAAATTAAAGTATCGACGAGGCATCTTCTCGGTTAATGAGATTTTTTTAATTTCTTCAGAAGAGGTTAGCGATGATATTAACTACTTTATTCAGGTGCCTGAAAACACGCAAAATAACTTAAGCGAGTTTTATACTTTACTGATTAATCTTGAACAAGCCGAAAATGATATTTGGGAAGCCATTTATCATAGGACTAGAGACGAAATAAATTCATTTCTGAAAAATCAAAATTTCGAATATGACTTTATCTTTCCGGTATCGGTAGATGCCATGCCGCAATATATTAAATTGTATGACGACTTTGCGGAACACAAAGCCATTCGTAAAGCCGAAGCCTTCCGGTTAAAGGCTTATTGCGAGCAAGGATTGATGGCAGTTTCTTACATCCGTCAGGGCGATAATTATTTGTGCGTTAATTTTTATCGAATAACTAAACAAAGAGCTTCTAATTTGTATTCGTTTCACTTAAAGCATAAAAATAAGGGAGAAGCATCAAGCTCGCATTATGGCAGGGCTCATCGTGCACTTCATTGGCTGGATATAAAAGAATGTAAGAAGCTTGGAGCTGAGGTGTATGATTTTTGTGGTTGGTATAATGGCAATTCCGACACACATTTACTGGGAATTAATAAATTCAAGGAGCAGTTTGGCGGCTATAAGGTGAAGGAGTATAGCGGCGTTATATATAAGAATGTATTTCTTCGTTTTTTAAAGAGATTATTTCATGCAGGATAATTTGGAGACATACAACTCAACTCATGTTGTACATTGGTACGATGGCTTTTCGGGCTTGATGCCTGTAGAGAAGTCTATTTTTGAAAGGCATTTTAAAAGTGACAAGTGTGGCAATTTACTTGATATCGGAATCGGTGCGGGGCGAACTACAGCGCATCTTTTAAATTACTGCAAACAATATGTGGGAATCGATTATTCAGAAAATCTTATTCAAAAAGCCAAGTTAAAATTCGTTGAGCTTGATTTAAGATGCATGAATGCGGTGGATTTAGGAACTTTTAGTGAAGGCTCGTTCGACTTTGTTAATTTTTCGTTTAATGGTATAGATTACGCGTCGTTAGACGATAGAGCAAAAATTTTATCTGAGATAAACAGGGTGTTAAAACCGGGAGGTGTTTTCTTTTTCTCAACACATAATAAAAACGCGCATAATTTTAATCTCTCTCCGTGGCTGAATTCTAAAAATAGTGCGTGGATTAATTTAAAGACTTTTTTGAAATTACTTCCTTATATGCGTAGGCATTTTAAAAAGCGAAAATTTGAAATATACGAAAAGGAGTATGCCGTAATTAATAATTGCGCGCATAATTATGGGTTAATGACATTTCACAGTACGCCTGAATTTGTAAAGAAGCAATTGGATAAGCAGGGCTTTGATGGCGTTGAATTTTATAACTTAGCAGGTGAAAGAACGGATGATAGCTCTACAGACGAGTGGTTGTTTGTGGTTTGTAAAAAGACTATTAGCGCTTAAAGATTCTATGAAACCCGTTGATTAGCATAAAGACTTCTTCGGCACTATTTTGATGAATATAAAAGCGATTGAGATCAAAAAGTTGTTCAGGGTCGTTTTTTAATTTATCTAAGTAAACAAAATCGTTGATATTGGTGAAACACATTTTATAATAACGTTTCATTTTATTGAAGGATAATTCGTTGTATTCTGCAAAGGGGAAAGCAAATGCGCTTACAGATTTATTTAATTCTCTTTCTATTACTTCTTTCGACTCCTTCAATTCAAGATCAATAAAGTTTTCATCTGTCTCTACTTTAAAACTAGGATGCGAAAAGCTATGTGATTCTACCTGCGTAAGATTTGGATTTAAGGCACGAAGTTCATCAAACGAAAGTAGTTCGTTTTCTATCACGCGAGTATCCTCAATGAATTTCTGACGTAAAGCGTTAATTATAACTACACGATCTTTAGCTTGTAATTTGCATAATTTTCTTGTAATAGAATGGTTTAGTTTAAAATAGTTATTTGAATAATCTTCAATTTGTACTTTATGATTTTTAAAAAATAATTCTATTTCTTCAAAAGGATAGTGTTTTATGAAAAAGCTGATTGCTGAAGTCCAAATATGACCCTTGTTCGAAATCTGATAAGGCAGAACAAATAACGCAGATGGGACTTGATGCCTTTTCAAAATTGGATAGGCATAATCGAGATAATCTTTATATCCATCATCAAAAGTAATAAAACAAGCATCCTTTAATTCTTCCGGTTTTTTAGTTAGCAAATCGGAAATAGGGCGAATGGTGTAGCGTTTTTTTAAGCGGAGCAATATTTTTTCAAACAAGTCGGGATGAATGCCGGGCCACGTAGCATCATATTCCGGAATGATTTTGTGGAATACCAAGACAGGTATTCTATTTTTTGACCGGTTATAAAGAAGTAATAGACGACCAACCCCAAATAAACAGAGTAATTTAAATATAGCATTTCGCCATGAACTCATGGCTCACAATATAATAAAAAAATTTTAAAAACAAAGGGAGGTAGCCACCCTTTAACACTAAAGTTGTTTGAAATTACTGTCCGAGTAATTTTTTTACTGTTTTCACATATTCATTATGGTGTGTGATGTAGCTGGCAAATTTATAATGAGAAACAGGTTTTTCTTTCATCCACTTATCGAATGTCTCTTCGCTCAGCCCAAGTTTTTTTAGCACGTAATTTTTATCTTCTAAGGTTTGTGGAATATCCCAAATGTTTGTTTTCATTTCTTGAAGAGCGTCTTCACGGGTAATTTGTCCAGAGCAAACCAAAGAAGAGAGATGCGCCTTTCGTTTATCAACATTAAACTTAACCGGAAGAATATAATTTTGATAGAAGCGGGTAAAAATAGATTCGTTATGTTTTCCGCCATAGTTTTTCCAATCCAATTTTTCCGCTAAAATTTTTTGAGCATCCATCTTGTTATAGTCCAGGTAATCCAGCAAGGCGATTACTTTTGTTTTTCTGAATTTTGCATGGTAGTATTGTTCGGCATAACTCAGGTAAGGAAATGTCTTTATTTTACGTCTGCCGTACTTTTTATGAATGGATTTAATATTCAGCGAATCAAGTTTAAAGTGATACCAGCTGGTTGGTAAAATAAATTCTGTTGACGTGTTGTGACCTGTGAAAATATATTTCGTGTTATATTTTACGGAAGTTTTATAAAGCAAACCAATAATGGCTAAATCGGTGATTAGCTCTACATCAATTACGCCAGCGTGTAAAAACGAAATTTGTAAGTCCTTAAATTCCTCCCAATCAATGACACTTGTATATAAATCAACATTTAATTTTTTAAGCAGCACCTCAATATTCTGACTAGCCGTTTCGCTATTCCAGCCATTATCGAAGTGAACAGCAAGCGGTCTTAGTCCTAAT is a window of Bacteroidota bacterium DNA encoding:
- a CDS encoding peptidoglycan bridge formation glycyltransferase FemA/FemB family protein — its product is MALKNINKLKYRRGIFSVNEIFLISSEEVSDDINYFIQVPENTQNNLSEFYTLLINLEQAENDIWEAIYHRTRDEINSFLKNQNFEYDFIFPVSVDAMPQYIKLYDDFAEHKAIRKAEAFRLKAYCEQGLMAVSYIRQGDNYLCVNFYRITKQRASNLYSFHLKHKNKGEASSSHYGRAHRALHWLDIKECKKLGAEVYDFCGWYNGNSDTHLLGINKFKEQFGGYKVKEYSGVIYKNVFLRFLKRLFHAG
- a CDS encoding class I SAM-dependent methyltransferase: MQDNLETYNSTHVVHWYDGFSGLMPVEKSIFERHFKSDKCGNLLDIGIGAGRTTAHLLNYCKQYVGIDYSENLIQKAKLKFVELDLRCMNAVDLGTFSEGSFDFVNFSFNGIDYASLDDRAKILSEINRVLKPGGVFFFSTHNKNAHNFNLSPWLNSKNSAWINLKTFLKLLPYMRRHFKKRKFEIYEKEYAVINNCAHNYGLMTFHSTPEFVKKQLDKQGFDGVEFYNLAGERTDDSSTDEWLFVVCKKTISA
- a CDS encoding polysaccharide deacetylase family protein translates to MVFHKIIPEYDATWPGIHPDLFEKILLRLKKRYTIRPISDLLTKKPEELKDACFITFDDGYKDYLDYAYPILKRHQVPSALFVLPYQISNKGHIWTSAISFFIKHYPFEEIELFFKNHKVQIEDYSNNYFKLNHSITRKLCKLQAKDRVVIINALRQKFIEDTRVIENELLSFDELRALNPNLTQVESHSFSHPSFKVETDENFIDLELKESKEVIERELNKSVSAFAFPFAEYNELSFNKMKRYYKMCFTNINDFVYLDKLKNDPEQLFDLNRFYIHQNSAEEVFMLINGFHRIFKR